The following are from one region of the Ignavibacteriota bacterium genome:
- a CDS encoding SDR family oxidoreductase: protein MLHGKKFLITGSTGRLGREICLRLEELRANVIPVILKGYPDLPKRVEWAATNKPIQIYSKQDLEKIDNSDYIINLHWQVDRTKSFTEQLIYEINSNIYDQLFFWDWLKEIKPKKFINISSIKIFSELNENPISSSSFPKPLSPYGIAKVTAENFFNSFFHKSVTKLINLRLGSVCSYGEVPTQLLTQLFNSAFNKKKITINKGHITHILFIEEAIDLIISSALLEDTTDYLIVGEGKLNEFICQRFEELSNCKLNAEYIDLNPGVIDPVFISDLNKLQTSWARSYQLDSIINLIIKANLSLH from the coding sequence ATTTTACACGGAAAAAAATTTTTAATCACTGGTTCTACTGGTCGTCTAGGTAGAGAAATTTGTCTTAGGCTGGAAGAATTACGAGCTAATGTTATTCCGGTTATTTTAAAAGGTTATCCTGATCTGCCGAAGCGTGTAGAATGGGCAGCAACTAATAAACCTATTCAGATATATTCAAAGCAGGATTTAGAAAAAATCGATAACTCTGATTACATCATAAATTTGCATTGGCAGGTTGATCGCACAAAGTCATTCACAGAACAATTAATTTATGAAATCAACTCAAACATATATGACCAATTATTTTTTTGGGATTGGCTTAAAGAAATAAAGCCGAAAAAATTTATAAATATCTCATCAATTAAGATATTTAGTGAATTAAATGAAAATCCGATATCATCATCATCTTTCCCTAAACCACTTTCGCCTTATGGTATAGCAAAAGTTACTGCTGAAAATTTTTTCAATTCCTTTTTTCATAAGTCTGTAACCAAGTTAATTAATCTAAGATTAGGTTCAGTCTGTTCTTATGGAGAAGTACCAACACAACTTTTAACTCAGCTTTTTAATAGTGCATTTAATAAAAAAAAGATCACCATAAATAAAGGTCATATCACACATATTTTATTTATAGAAGAAGCAATCGATTTGATCATCAGTTCAGCCTTATTAGAAGATACCACAGATTATTTAATCGTAGGAGAGGGAAAATTAAATGAATTTATTTGTCAAAGATTTGAAGAGTTATCCAATTGTAAACTTAATGCAGAATATATTGATCTTAATCCGGGAGTGATTGATCCTGTATTTATATCAGATCTAAATAAATTGCAAACTAGCTGGGCCAGATCTTATCAGCTCGATTCAATTATTAATTTGATTATTAAAGCAAATTTAAGTTTACACTAA
- a CDS encoding acyl carrier protein, which produces MNRVNVVKEFIIENFLFGEETPLDLDTDFFDKGIIDSTGVIELVDFLEKSFLISVDDEELIPDNLSSLQKIDNFLSKKLNQKVA; this is translated from the coding sequence ATGAACCGAGTTAATGTTGTCAAAGAATTCATAATTGAGAATTTTTTGTTTGGCGAAGAAACACCATTGGATTTAGATACAGATTTTTTTGATAAAGGAATTATTGACTCTACTGGTGTAATAGAATTAGTGGACTTTTTAGAAAAATCATTTCTTATTTCAGTGGATGATGAGGAACTTATTCCCGACAATCTTTCTAGCTTGCAAAAAATCGATAATTTTCTCAGTAAAAAACTTAATCAAAAGGTCGCTTAA
- a CDS encoding acyltransferase, with the protein MVKSIFSRFLLSLSFIAPFGYSLRPWLHRVRGVKMGKNVWIAKAVYLDELHPEDIEIGDNSVINYRTTIYTHSYFGPKQKKSTGKVIIGKDVYIGPHCLILPGVKIGDCSVIKGGTVVTRNVPPNIFWGMPNPGPLARVTVPLTPGHTQDEFVKGLRPIRKNNGTLKE; encoded by the coding sequence ATGGTTAAAAGTATTTTTAGCAGGTTTTTATTAAGCCTGTCTTTTATTGCACCTTTTGGATATAGCTTGAGACCGTGGTTACATCGTGTTAGGGGTGTTAAAATGGGTAAAAACGTTTGGATAGCTAAAGCTGTTTATCTTGATGAACTGCATCCTGAGGATATAGAAATAGGTGATAATTCAGTAATTAACTACAGAACAACCATATACACACATTCATATTTTGGTCCCAAGCAAAAAAAAAGTACAGGTAAAGTTATAATTGGGAAAGATGTTTACATTGGACCTCACTGCCTGATTTTACCAGGAGTAAAAATCGGGGATTGTTCAGTAATAAAAGGTGGAACTGTTGTAACTCGTAATGTACCACCTAATATTTTCTGGGGTATGCCAAATCCTGGACCTCTCGCAAGAGTTACTGTACCTCTAACACCTGGTCATACCCAGGATGAATTCGTAAAAGGTCTTCGTCCGATTAGAAAAAACAATGGAACCCTTAAAGAATGA
- a CDS encoding polysaccharide biosynthesis tyrosine autokinase, translating to MADISSKNTSKDKSLLEIFNIVYQGRIKIVISVIIALILAYLYNHFSTPVYESKALLKKEAADNRQEDEFSELVRLQSSDQLETEMELIKTNEVLGGVINELKLFVELSKVMDPNGSAWELNNVFIEFPDSGNSYAKEIGFHLPIFKNFQLLNDYTELELYIIKTGEKSFELRDVPDNKLITSFNSSSVSDSDTLKDYSAANFPDSTNKLEKVTSEENVSTDFAKFEFSWDGAPIGSKIYFNIKNYLKFILNFSNNINVSRVGHTDIFQLNVQSTSPLACNVIANSIIRHFRKVRMEQQKQMVRYSFHFVDEQLTEVQKKLLDAENNLSHFKGSEQIVNIDQNTQELLNYQSTLEAEKLQGDLLLTDYKNKETALRKELEASGYFDQGFLQPSSESQSSSPFTGLMARLSDLELQRLELLQKRTEKHPDVIKLDEQIRLVKEQLSSYNQNTLTSYRIMIDALEKKQAKINSLMSGFESQIQKLPRQESEMARLIREKDVFEKIFNLLLNKREEMRVAELSKLQDIIIVDYPSSPVKPVRPKKFFNMLIALILGGFLGIVVIFLMELRKTKLINVDELEKQFNIPILALIPNYDKAILKRIKNPSDEKDLFATMQTENSGIRESYRLLNTKLFQIDLRDKTLLVTSCEENTGKTTIVANLAITMALNDKNILIIDCDLRKGELSKMFNVFQNSPGLVDYIEKGNPPAIYNRVLKKINIIPAGGLRENSSILLNSDRMKSLFQVIDTSVYDFIIVDTPPVTRVVDTLALGYLTRNSILVVRPEMSIRETVIGGIQELNSAHIKIRGLVANAAEIEKSYYYRYRYGYGYGYSNSEKKRFKINFIKKNQSKVHKLSNVSHS from the coding sequence ATGGCAGATATCTCTTCAAAAAACACAAGCAAAGATAAATCACTCCTTGAGATATTTAATATTGTCTATCAAGGACGGATTAAAATTGTAATTTCAGTAATTATAGCTTTAATTCTAGCGTATTTATATAATCACTTTTCTACACCAGTTTATGAATCCAAAGCATTACTCAAGAAAGAAGCTGCAGACAACAGACAAGAAGATGAATTTAGTGAGTTGGTAAGGCTCCAATCTTCCGATCAACTTGAAACAGAAATGGAGTTGATCAAAACTAACGAAGTATTGGGCGGAGTAATTAATGAACTAAAACTCTTTGTTGAGCTCAGTAAAGTAATGGATCCAAATGGAAGTGCCTGGGAATTGAATAATGTTTTCATAGAATTTCCTGATTCCGGAAATAGCTATGCTAAAGAAATTGGATTTCATCTCCCGATTTTTAAGAATTTTCAATTATTAAATGACTATACAGAGTTAGAATTATATATAATAAAAACAGGCGAAAAAAGTTTCGAGTTGCGGGATGTTCCGGATAATAAATTAATCACAAGTTTTAATTCTTCATCTGTGAGTGATTCAGACACACTGAAAGATTATTCTGCTGCTAATTTTCCTGATTCAACTAATAAATTGGAAAAAGTTACAAGTGAGGAAAACGTAAGTACTGATTTTGCAAAATTTGAATTCAGTTGGGATGGCGCTCCTATTGGGAGTAAAATTTATTTTAACATCAAGAATTATCTGAAATTCATTTTAAATTTTAGCAATAACATAAATGTTTCCAGAGTTGGCCATACAGATATTTTTCAGCTAAACGTTCAGTCAACATCCCCTCTTGCTTGTAATGTAATTGCAAATAGCATAATTCGCCATTTCAGAAAAGTGCGAATGGAACAGCAAAAGCAAATGGTTCGCTACTCATTTCATTTTGTTGATGAACAATTAACCGAAGTTCAGAAGAAGTTATTAGACGCTGAAAATAACCTTAGCCACTTCAAAGGTAGTGAACAAATAGTGAATATTGATCAGAACACTCAAGAACTATTAAACTACCAGAGTACTTTGGAAGCAGAGAAATTACAAGGAGATCTTCTTTTAACAGATTATAAGAACAAAGAAACAGCATTGAGGAAAGAACTTGAGGCAAGCGGATACTTTGATCAGGGCTTTCTTCAACCATCATCTGAATCTCAGAGCAGTTCACCCTTTACGGGTTTAATGGCACGTCTTTCAGATTTGGAGTTGCAAAGATTAGAGCTTTTACAAAAACGAACTGAAAAGCATCCCGATGTGATAAAGCTTGATGAGCAAATTCGTTTAGTTAAAGAGCAATTATCCAGCTATAATCAGAATACATTAACCTCTTATAGGATTATGATAGATGCGTTAGAAAAAAAACAAGCAAAAATCAATAGTCTTATGTCTGGATTTGAATCACAAATTCAAAAGCTGCCTCGACAAGAGAGCGAAATGGCAAGGTTGATTAGAGAAAAGGATGTATTTGAAAAAATATTTAATTTGTTACTGAATAAACGAGAAGAAATGAGAGTAGCAGAGCTATCAAAATTACAGGATATAATTATTGTCGATTATCCTAGTAGCCCTGTTAAACCAGTGAGACCCAAGAAATTTTTCAATATGCTTATAGCATTAATTTTGGGTGGATTTCTCGGCATCGTGGTTATTTTCTTAATGGAATTGAGAAAGACCAAACTTATTAATGTAGATGAATTAGAAAAGCAATTTAATATTCCAATTTTAGCTTTAATACCAAATTACGACAAAGCGATTCTTAAAAGAATCAAAAATCCGTCAGATGAAAAGGATTTGTTTGCAACAATGCAAACTGAAAATTCAGGGATCAGGGAATCTTACAGATTGTTAAATACCAAGTTGTTCCAGATAGATTTAAGAGATAAAACATTATTAGTGACCAGCTGCGAAGAAAATACTGGTAAAACAACTATCGTTGCAAACCTTGCAATTACTATGGCTCTAAACGATAAAAACATTTTAATTATTGATTGTGATCTGCGAAAAGGGGAACTATCAAAGATGTTCAATGTTTTCCAAAACTCACCTGGATTGGTTGATTATATCGAAAAGGGAAATCCACCTGCAATTTATAACAGGGTGTTAAAGAAGATTAATATTATTCCAGCTGGTGGTCTTCGAGAAAATTCTAGTATATTATTGAATTCTGATAGAATGAAATCTCTCTTTCAGGTTATTGATACATCTGTTTATGATTTCATCATTGTAGATACACCCCCAGTAACAAGAGTGGTTGATACTCTTGCTCTTGGTTATCTGACCAGAAACTCAATATTAGTTGTCAGACCAGAAATGAGTATTCGTGAGACTGTAATCGGAGGAATTCAGGAACTGAACTCAGCGCATATTAAGATCCGTGGTCTTGTAGCTAATGCAGCCGAAATTGAAAAATCTTATTACTATCGTTATCGTTACGGATATGGGTATGGATATTCGAATTCGGAAAAGAAGCGATTCAAGATTAATTTCATAAAAAAGAACCAATCTAAAGTGCATAAACTATCGAATGTAAGCCATTCTTGA
- a CDS encoding sugar transferase: MYLLRKDKGLNYLEFIGATTIESLVFFVISLIFLLIFQYNGLYRFNIFTTRAAHLSNFLKSLYYGSLNIVIVSLLFGSTSIIDSRHIIFLFILFIIPSFYLFRIELMRNLFIKLSKTSFKRNVLILGDGKAGKLLASQLLYENPIGLDIVGFIDDTKEIGSEIVNGKMVIGHFEHIKKIIEHINIDELIIGEDKRTYEELLDLIDNCKKFNVSLKVTSELFEVVGEKLATERYANIPVVDISSHYNNKLTNTSKRLMDIALSVFALIITAPLMILIATIVKLTSSGPILFKQKRIGHLGQEFEIFKFRSMRVIEGEDEERKVQMLKFLQDKTGSIKTKVVNDCRITWIGKIIRKTSLDELPQIFNVIKGDMSLVGPRPCLPYEYEHYPEWQKRRVSVLPGCTGVWQVWGRSSVSYKDSVVLDLYYINNMSPWFDLQLLFQTIPVMLTARGAK; encoded by the coding sequence ATGTATTTATTAAGAAAAGATAAGGGTTTAAATTATCTTGAATTTATTGGTGCAACTACAATTGAATCATTAGTGTTTTTTGTTATCTCTTTAATCTTCTTGCTGATATTTCAGTACAACGGATTATATAGATTTAATATTTTTACCACCAGAGCTGCACATCTATCAAATTTTCTTAAGTCACTTTACTATGGATCTCTGAATATCGTAATTGTGTCATTACTTTTCGGTTCAACAAGTATTATCGACTCAAGACACATTATATTTTTATTTATACTTTTCATCATACCTAGTTTTTATCTATTTAGAATTGAATTGATGCGAAACTTATTTATAAAGTTGAGCAAGACAAGTTTCAAACGAAATGTTTTGATACTCGGTGATGGAAAAGCAGGCAAGCTACTTGCAAGTCAATTATTGTATGAAAATCCCATCGGATTGGATATTGTAGGTTTTATTGATGATACTAAAGAAATAGGGAGTGAGATTGTAAACGGGAAAATGGTCATTGGTCATTTTGAACATATCAAAAAAATAATTGAGCATATTAATATTGACGAGTTGATTATTGGCGAAGACAAACGGACATACGAAGAATTACTTGATTTGATCGATAATTGTAAAAAATTTAACGTTAGTTTGAAGGTTACTTCTGAATTGTTTGAAGTAGTTGGTGAAAAATTAGCAACCGAGAGATATGCTAATATCCCTGTTGTAGATATCTCTTCACATTATAATAACAAGCTTACAAACACTTCAAAAAGACTAATGGATATTGCACTATCAGTATTCGCATTGATAATTACTGCTCCTTTAATGATATTAATTGCTACGATAGTCAAATTAACTTCATCCGGACCAATTTTATTCAAACAAAAACGAATTGGTCATCTTGGACAGGAATTTGAAATTTTCAAGTTTCGATCAATGAGGGTTATCGAAGGTGAAGATGAAGAAAGAAAAGTACAAATGCTTAAATTCTTACAGGATAAAACTGGATCGATTAAAACTAAAGTAGTAAATGACTGTAGAATTACCTGGATTGGCAAAATTATTAGAAAAACTTCACTTGATGAACTTCCTCAAATTTTTAATGTGATTAAGGGTGACATGAGTCTGGTTGGACCAAGACCTTGTTTACCATATGAATATGAACATTACCCCGAATGGCAAAAAAGAAGGGTAAGTGTATTACCTGGTTGTACCGGTGTATGGCAGGTTTGGGGAAGAAGTTCGGTCTCATACAAAGATAGTGTAGTTCTTGATTTATACTACATCAACAATATGTCTCCTTGGTTTGACCTTCAATTACTTTTCCAGACTATCCCTGTAATGTTAACTGCCAGGGGAGCCAAATAA
- the asnB gene encoding asparagine synthase (glutamine-hydrolyzing): MCGIAGIVNLKQHKPISSDALRKMVSIQKHRGPDETGAYIDDNIGLAHARLSIIDLKDGTQPIHNEDKSLWIIYNGEVFNYPELRQELVRRGHKFYTSSDTEVILHLYEDKGINCLKELNGQFAFAIWDSNNRTLFLARDRVGILPLYYTIQNQRLYFASEIKAIFTNKEIHRALDSESLDQVFTFWTTLPGKTVFNNIKELPPAHYMLISPNEIKYDKYWDLNFANNKETVNRLSADLVNEISELMMDAVRIRLRADVPVGTYLSGGIDSSALTETVKKNFNNELRSFGIRFENKDYDEGKFQNEMVDYLNINHSEIVTRNEDIGANLEEVLWHSEKPLLRTGPIPLYLLSKLVNQSGYKVVLTGEGADEVFGGYDIFKEAKIRDFWAKDPDSKLRPMLLARLYPYIFKDNRLNQTIVSFFKDGIDNPEDPFFSHNIRWKNTSKIKNFFSEQIKNSNSNYNSYSELLKLLPVNFFDWDVVTKAQFLEAMIFLSNYLLSSQGDRVAMANSVELRVPYLDHRVIELLAKVNSEIKINGLNEKYLLKQVFKNRLPSNILKRWKNPYRAPINKALLNNNLNLAKDYCSEDSLKRTGIFDHAKVLRLINKLGKLDKAGEFDEMALIGIISTQIIHKNFIDSFPNEYAVSGTFDQFFDYRSVNEELTKVI; encoded by the coding sequence ATGTGTGGAATAGCTGGTATAGTTAATCTAAAACAGCATAAACCTATTTCTTCTGATGCACTTAGAAAAATGGTTTCCATTCAGAAGCACCGTGGACCGGATGAAACCGGTGCTTATATTGATGATAACATCGGTCTTGCTCATGCACGATTAAGTATTATAGACCTCAAGGATGGTACGCAGCCAATTCATAATGAAGACAAATCTCTCTGGATAATTTATAATGGAGAAGTTTTTAATTATCCGGAACTTAGACAAGAATTGGTCAGACGTGGTCATAAATTTTATACTTCCAGTGATACGGAAGTAATTTTACATCTGTATGAAGACAAAGGAATTAATTGTTTAAAAGAATTAAACGGACAATTTGCCTTTGCTATATGGGATTCAAATAATAGAACACTATTTCTGGCTCGCGATAGGGTTGGGATTTTGCCTTTATATTATACTATTCAAAATCAAAGATTATACTTTGCTTCCGAAATCAAAGCTATCTTTACCAATAAAGAGATTCATCGAGCATTAGATTCTGAATCTTTAGATCAGGTATTTACTTTCTGGACTACACTTCCCGGAAAGACTGTATTTAATAATATTAAAGAACTGCCTCCAGCTCACTACATGTTAATTTCACCTAATGAAATTAAATATGATAAGTATTGGGATTTGAATTTTGCGAATAATAAAGAAACTGTGAACAGATTATCTGCTGATTTAGTTAATGAGATTTCTGAATTAATGATGGATGCTGTAAGGATCCGTTTGCGTGCTGATGTACCTGTTGGTACTTATCTAAGTGGAGGGATTGACTCTTCAGCTTTAACTGAAACTGTCAAAAAGAATTTTAATAATGAACTCAGATCATTCGGAATAAGGTTTGAGAATAAAGATTATGACGAAGGTAAATTTCAGAATGAAATGGTTGATTACCTTAATATTAATCATTCAGAAATAGTAACAAGAAATGAAGATATTGGTGCAAATTTAGAAGAAGTATTATGGCACTCCGAAAAGCCATTATTACGAACAGGTCCTATCCCATTATATCTATTATCTAAACTGGTAAATCAAAGCGGTTATAAAGTTGTACTAACTGGAGAAGGTGCCGATGAAGTTTTTGGAGGATATGACATTTTTAAGGAAGCAAAAATAAGAGACTTTTGGGCTAAGGATCCTGATTCCAAACTAAGACCGATGCTGCTTGCAAGGTTATACCCATATATTTTTAAAGATAATAGATTAAACCAAACCATCGTTTCATTCTTCAAAGACGGAATTGATAATCCTGAAGATCCATTCTTCTCGCATAACATCAGGTGGAAAAATACCAGCAAAATAAAAAACTTTTTCTCCGAACAAATAAAGAATTCAAACAGTAATTACAACAGCTATTCTGAATTATTAAAATTATTACCTGTGAATTTCTTTGACTGGGATGTGGTGACTAAAGCACAATTTTTGGAAGCGATGATTTTTCTCAGTAATTATCTTTTATCATCACAGGGTGATAGAGTTGCGATGGCAAACTCAGTTGAGCTTCGTGTGCCATATCTCGATCATAGAGTTATTGAGCTTCTTGCTAAAGTAAATTCTGAGATTAAAATAAATGGATTGAATGAAAAATATCTTCTGAAGCAAGTATTTAAAAACAGACTTCCTTCAAATATTTTAAAAAGATGGAAAAATCCTTACAGAGCACCAATAAACAAAGCACTATTAAATAACAATCTTAACTTAGCAAAAGACTATTGTTCAGAAGATTCTTTGAAAAGAACTGGAATATTTGATCACGCAAAAGTTCTGAGACTAATCAACAAACTCGGGAAATTAGACAAAGCCGGTGAATTTGACGAGATGGCTCTCATTGGGATTATATCAACACAAATCATACATAAAAACTTTATTGATTCATTTCCGAATGAATATGCTGTATCTGGAACATTCGATCAGTTTTTTGATTATAGATCAGTCAATGAAGAATTAACAAAAGTTATTTAG
- a CDS encoding SDR family NAD(P)-dependent oxidoreductase produces MQNKKIVVTGGAGFLGSHLVSHLIEKGNNVTILDDFSHGKELHLKKLEKNPNLKVIKGDVSRLEDVKKAFENCQIVFHLAVLDLRQSIKEPQRVNDVIVNGTLNCLSVSRNNNIELFVNCSSSETFGSARYIPMDEKHPLFPETPYAASKVAQDMYTFSFGRTYGLPWTTVRPFNMYGPHSHWQEFRGELIPKMIVRAMNKKPLVIFGEGNQTRDFIYVEDAAKGILDVVNSKSCISNSVNICTSKETSIRKIAELICHEFSLDPDVYIQKQAPRPGDVMRHLGDNSKFKQITGYTPKTTIEEGIRKTVAWFKSLPFTPEELLKQEVLRSWE; encoded by the coding sequence TTGCAGAATAAAAAAATAGTAGTTACAGGAGGTGCAGGATTTCTAGGTTCACACTTAGTAAGTCATTTAATTGAAAAAGGGAATAATGTAACAATATTGGATGATTTTTCTCATGGCAAAGAACTGCATTTAAAGAAATTGGAGAAAAATCCTAATCTTAAAGTAATTAAAGGCGATGTTAGCCGTTTAGAAGACGTGAAGAAAGCATTTGAAAACTGTCAGATAGTTTTTCATTTAGCTGTTCTTGATCTTCGACAGTCCATTAAGGAACCACAAAGAGTAAATGATGTCATTGTAAATGGAACATTAAACTGTTTAAGTGTTTCAAGAAATAATAACATTGAATTGTTCGTCAATTGTTCATCTTCTGAAACATTTGGATCAGCACGATATATCCCGATGGATGAAAAACATCCTTTATTCCCTGAAACTCCGTATGCTGCATCCAAAGTTGCGCAAGATATGTATACTTTTAGTTTTGGAAGAACATATGGATTGCCTTGGACTACTGTTAGACCTTTTAATATGTATGGTCCACATTCACATTGGCAGGAATTCAGAGGCGAGTTAATACCGAAGATGATTGTTAGAGCAATGAATAAAAAACCTTTAGTAATTTTTGGTGAAGGAAATCAGACACGGGATTTTATCTATGTAGAAGATGCAGCCAAAGGAATTCTGGATGTTGTAAATAGTAAGTCTTGCATTAGCAATTCAGTTAACATTTGTACTAGTAAAGAAACAAGTATAAGAAAAATTGCTGAGTTAATTTGTCATGAGTTTTCACTTGATCCTGATGTCTATATCCAGAAACAAGCACCGCGCCCCGGAGATGTTATGAGACATCTTGGAGATAATTCAAAGTTTAAACAAATTACTGGTTATACACCCAAAACGACTATTGAAGAAGGTATTAGAAAGACCGTTGCCTGGTTTAAAAGCTTGCCATTCACACCGGAAGAATTACTAAAACAGGAAGTTTTGAGAAGTTGGGAGTAA
- a CDS encoding DegT/DnrJ/EryC1/StrS family aminotransferase has protein sequence MNVPFLDLKAQYKTIKHEIDPAIQKVINDTAFILGESVSNFEKEFATAHDVKHCLCTSSGTDGNHIALWILDIKPGDEVIIPANTFIATAWGATLCGATPVFVDCHPVSYNIDPEKVEAAITAKTKAIVAVHLYGQPADLDKLREIADKHNLFLVEDAAQAHLAEYKGKKIGGLSDVACFSFYPGKNLGAYGEGGAVATNNDDFAKKIKLIREHGQSQKYHHDIYGHNYRMEGIQGAVLGVKLKYLKNWTDERRRVADKYKSLLGNVEQLSLPAEMAGVKHVYHLYVVKVNGKILTEREELRNRLQKFLTDNGISSGLHYPVPLHLQKCFTHLGYKKGDFPITEELAQSGLSLPMFPELTDEQIEYVASKIKEFFQK, from the coding sequence ATGAACGTTCCCTTTCTCGATCTTAAAGCTCAGTATAAAACAATTAAACACGAAATTGATCCTGCAATTCAGAAGGTTATAAATGATACTGCATTTATTTTGGGAGAATCAGTTTCAAATTTTGAAAAAGAATTTGCGACTGCACACGATGTAAAACATTGTTTGTGCACAAGTTCAGGAACGGATGGTAATCATATCGCATTGTGGATATTAGACATAAAGCCTGGCGATGAAGTCATTATTCCGGCAAACACTTTTATAGCAACTGCTTGGGGTGCAACATTATGTGGTGCTACGCCTGTTTTTGTTGATTGTCATCCGGTAAGTTATAACATCGACCCGGAAAAAGTCGAAGCCGCAATTACCGCAAAAACAAAGGCTATTGTTGCAGTTCATTTATATGGACAACCAGCTGATCTGGATAAATTAAGAGAGATTGCTGATAAACATAATTTATTCTTGGTTGAAGATGCCGCTCAAGCTCATCTCGCAGAATATAAAGGAAAGAAAATAGGAGGTTTATCTGATGTTGCTTGCTTTAGTTTTTATCCGGGGAAAAATCTTGGCGCTTATGGCGAAGGTGGTGCTGTCGCAACAAATAATGACGATTTTGCTAAAAAAATAAAATTGATTAGGGAACATGGTCAATCACAAAAGTATCACCATGATATTTATGGACATAATTATAGAATGGAAGGAATTCAAGGAGCTGTATTAGGTGTAAAACTTAAATATTTAAAAAATTGGACCGATGAAAGAAGACGGGTTGCAGACAAGTATAAATCACTTCTCGGTAATGTTGAACAGCTTTCATTGCCAGCAGAAATGGCAGGAGTAAAGCATGTTTATCATCTCTATGTCGTAAAGGTTAACGGTAAAATTTTAACTGAAAGAGAAGAACTAAGAAACAGGTTACAAAAATTCTTAACTGACAACGGAATCTCAAGCGGACTTCACTATCCGGTACCACTACATCTTCAAAAGTGCTTCACCCATTTAGGTTACAAGAAAGGTGATTTCCCTATAACGGAAGAATTGGCTCAGTCAGGTTTATCATTACCAATGTTCCCTGAACTTACAGATGAACAAATAGAATATGTTGCTTCAAAGATTAAAGAGTTTTTTCAAAAATAA
- a CDS encoding Gfo/Idh/MocA family oxidoreductase, whose translation MKIGVIGLGYWGPNLVRNFLSQKEVKSIIACDLREERLETVKEKFPSVEITRDCKDIIDGNVDIAVIATPVNTHYKFARKALEAGKHIWVEKPFTSTSEEAEDLIELAEKKNLKIFVDHTFIYNGAVRKIKELVDKKELGNIIYFDSERINLGLFQKDINVVWDLAPHDLSIMNYLLSSHKIKALVANGIANFNGKENLAHLCVYFEDNCFAHFHVNWISPVKIRRIIVGGDKKMLVYDDMENFEKIKVYDSGVEFKSAESIHEALVQYRTGDMFSPKVNQTEALALGAREFISAINENREPLTNGKDGLAVVKLLEAADMSLSNMGKIVEIDTHLVSQI comes from the coding sequence ATGAAAATTGGAGTAATTGGACTTGGATACTGGGGACCTAATCTGGTAAGAAATTTTCTCTCTCAAAAGGAAGTAAAATCTATCATTGCTTGTGACCTTAGGGAAGAAAGATTAGAAACAGTAAAGGAAAAATTCCCATCCGTCGAAATCACCAGAGACTGTAAAGATATTATTGATGGTAACGTAGATATAGCTGTGATAGCTACACCAGTCAATACGCATTATAAATTTGCCAGGAAAGCTTTGGAAGCAGGCAAACACATTTGGGTCGAAAAACCTTTCACTTCTACATCTGAAGAAGCTGAGGACTTAATAGAACTTGCTGAAAAAAAGAATCTTAAAATCTTTGTCGATCACACTTTTATTTACAATGGTGCCGTTAGAAAAATAAAAGAACTCGTTGATAAAAAAGAGCTTGGTAATATCATTTATTTTGACTCGGAAAGAATTAATCTTGGTTTATTCCAAAAGGATATAAACGTTGTTTGGGATTTAGCACCTCACGATTTATCCATTATGAACTATCTATTAAGCAGCCATAAAATAAAAGCTCTCGTTGCCAATGGGATCGCAAACTTTAATGGAAAAGAAAATCTAGCTCATTTATGTGTGTATTTTGAAGATAATTGTTTTGCACATTTTCACGTTAACTGGATTTCACCTGTAAAAATCAGAAGAATAATAGTAGGTGGAGATAAAAAAATGTTAGTTTATGATGATATGGAAAATTTCGAAAAAATTAAAGTTTACGATAGCGGTGTTGAATTCAAATCTGCTGAAAGTATTCATGAGGCTTTGGTACAGTACAGAACCGGAGATATGTTTTCACCAAAAGTTAATCAGACAGAAGCCTTGGCGTTGGGTGCACGTGAATTCATTTCCGCAATAAATGAAAACAGGGAACCATTAACTAATGGGAAAGATGGACTCGCAGTTGTAAAACTTCTTGAGGCTGCAGATATGTCATTATCTAATATGGGTAAGATTGTTGAAATTGACACACATCTTGTAAGTCAGATTTAA